The following proteins come from a genomic window of Neptunomonas concharum:
- a CDS encoding MFS transporter encodes MNNVKTHSIVIAASVIIIALNLRPAIAAISPLVEQILNSTTLSASDIGLLSTLPILLMGLGALLAQPLRQFLGEKSGITLGIAMISLACFSRIWGDRDGLMIISAIVAGLGIAVVQALLPGYIKRVFSKSASGMIGLYSSAIVAGAALAAASAVPLAEWLNWESALALWGAPAVLAIMLWHVTFYKDKAKGGSQSTTKIAYRRDVRSLSLLMFFGVGTGVFMLILAWLPAYFSAHAMTAETSGFLLTFFIVIELVTALLLSMKIKNIEDKRLLLLISIISTVAGLVFLALFPTQLSLISVALLGLGIGIHFPLSLIVASEHFNNPQHAGNLTAYVQGGGYIVAATTPALAGWIRDSFGQIDIIWMIMGGMMALLTPLALSYSPQSYSIYYKRVTKAENENL; translated from the coding sequence ATGAATAACGTAAAAACTCACTCAATCGTAATTGCAGCCTCTGTAATTATAATTGCTCTTAATCTTCGTCCGGCAATAGCCGCTATTTCGCCCCTAGTGGAACAAATTTTAAACTCTACTACATTGAGTGCTTCTGATATTGGCTTACTTAGCACCCTTCCTATCCTACTAATGGGATTAGGGGCTCTACTAGCACAACCATTACGCCAATTTTTGGGAGAAAAAAGTGGCATCACACTAGGTATTGCTATGATTAGTCTTGCCTGTTTCTCGCGCATTTGGGGTGACCGCGATGGATTGATGATTATTTCAGCGATTGTTGCAGGCTTAGGAATTGCTGTAGTTCAAGCCCTATTGCCTGGATACATCAAGCGCGTGTTTTCTAAATCTGCAAGTGGAATGATAGGATTGTATTCTAGTGCTATTGTAGCCGGCGCTGCACTTGCTGCCGCTTCAGCAGTCCCCTTGGCCGAATGGCTAAACTGGGAATCAGCATTGGCTTTATGGGGGGCCCCTGCTGTGCTCGCAATTATGTTATGGCACGTTACATTCTATAAAGACAAGGCAAAAGGGGGTTCCCAGAGCACAACAAAGATAGCGTATCGTCGTGATGTAAGGAGCTTATCTTTACTTATGTTTTTTGGCGTTGGAACCGGCGTGTTCATGTTAATCCTCGCTTGGCTGCCGGCCTATTTTTCCGCACATGCTATGACTGCTGAAACGTCTGGTTTTCTACTAACGTTTTTTATAGTGATTGAGTTGGTTACCGCGCTCCTGTTATCAATGAAAATCAAAAATATAGAAGACAAGCGCTTACTACTTTTGATATCCATTATATCCACTGTCGCCGGCTTAGTTTTTTTGGCATTGTTTCCCACTCAGCTTTCACTGATATCGGTGGCTTTATTAGGACTAGGAATTGGTATTCACTTTCCTCTGTCATTGATAGTCGCTTCTGAACATTTTAACAACCCTCAACATGCAGGCAATCTAACAGCCTATGTCCAAGGAGGCGGTTACATTGTTGCAGCTACTACTCCTGCCTTGGCCGGTTGGATACGGGACAGCTTTGGTCAGATAGATATAATCTGGATGATTATGGGAGGGATGATGGCTTTGCTAACGCCTTTGGCACTTAGCTACTCCCCGCAAAGTTATAGTATTTATTATAAGCGGGTCACTAAAGCAGAAAATGAAAACTTATGA
- a CDS encoding TetR/AcrR family transcriptional regulator, translating to MIIPLCIYESRFDMGRPRVFNEDHVLRGVMKIFWRKGYMATSAEDLVKASGLGRGSLYNAFSNKETLFERALDYYLVHTREVASVLSDESSSAAVAIQTVLISTLESEALIKMGCLVTNTAIERAGHDKRISQILQRHFDLLRKALVLAIERGQANNEINSELNPTIAAELLLTVLQGLRVQAKSGTDSAILLQTIDQTLNLYRA from the coding sequence ATGATCATTCCATTATGTATTTATGAGTCTAGATTTGACATGGGAAGACCTCGAGTTTTTAACGAAGATCATGTGCTGCGCGGCGTTATGAAAATCTTTTGGCGTAAAGGGTATATGGCAACTTCTGCCGAGGACTTAGTAAAAGCTAGTGGTCTAGGACGCGGTAGTTTATATAATGCTTTTTCGAACAAAGAGACCTTATTTGAGCGCGCCTTAGATTATTACTTAGTACACACGCGCGAGGTGGCATCGGTACTCTCGGACGAGAGCTCTTCAGCAGCAGTGGCTATTCAAACAGTACTTATATCCACTCTTGAGTCGGAAGCTTTAATAAAAATGGGCTGTTTAGTGACTAATACTGCAATTGAGAGAGCCGGGCATGATAAACGCATAAGCCAAATTCTACAGCGACACTTTGATTTATTACGAAAAGCTTTAGTCTTAGCTATAGAGCGAGGGCAAGCGAATAATGAAATAAATTCGGAGCTGAATCCGACTATCGCCGCGGAGCTTTTGCTTACTGTGTTGCAAGGTTTACGCGTACAGGCAAAATCTGGCACAGATTCTGCGATACTTCTTCAGACAATTGATCAAACTTTGAACCTTTACAGGGCTTAA
- the hemW gene encoding radical SAM family heme chaperone HemW, giving the protein MLSLPPLSLYIHIPWCVKKCPYCDFNSHAVKGDGIPEADYVKALLNDLALERHAAQGRSIQTIFIGGGTPSLFSAQAISDILEGANQLIPFSQDIEITMEANPGTFEQQRFAGYLAAGVNRLSVGIQSFNSTHLSHLGRIHSGEEAYTAVETALKLGYKRLNIDLMHGLPDQTPEQALHDLDTAIALGPDHLSWYQLTIEPNTEFYTRPPIIPADETLWDIQQAGQSRLKEAGFDQYEISAYAKSSQSQARHNLNYWQFGDYIGIGAGAHGKLTFPEENRILRRWKQRSPKAYLQHINPCGDEQPISSDDLPFEFMMNALRLQSGVEESLFEQRTGLSLTVVSEQLTQARKQGLLEPSPKLQPTKRGHLFLNDLLEIFIP; this is encoded by the coding sequence ATGCTAAGTTTGCCTCCCTTATCGCTGTATATTCATATCCCTTGGTGCGTTAAAAAGTGCCCTTATTGCGATTTTAACTCTCATGCTGTCAAAGGGGATGGCATACCCGAAGCGGATTACGTAAAAGCGCTTCTGAATGATTTAGCATTAGAGCGACATGCCGCTCAAGGAAGGTCGATCCAAACGATATTCATTGGCGGTGGTACACCTAGCTTGTTTTCAGCACAGGCCATCAGCGATATTTTAGAAGGCGCAAATCAGCTCATACCCTTTAGCCAAGATATAGAAATTACGATGGAAGCTAATCCTGGCACCTTTGAGCAACAACGTTTTGCTGGGTACCTAGCCGCTGGCGTGAATCGTTTATCCGTCGGTATCCAAAGCTTTAACTCAACCCATCTTAGCCATTTAGGCCGAATCCACAGTGGCGAAGAAGCCTATACTGCTGTCGAAACCGCCTTAAAGCTCGGCTATAAACGCCTCAATATCGACCTGATGCATGGGCTACCCGACCAAACGCCAGAACAAGCCCTGCATGATCTAGACACGGCCATAGCACTAGGCCCTGACCATCTTTCTTGGTATCAACTCACCATTGAGCCCAACACCGAATTCTATACCAGGCCGCCAATTATCCCTGCAGACGAGACCTTATGGGACATTCAGCAAGCAGGACAATCACGCTTAAAAGAAGCAGGATTTGACCAGTATGAGATCTCAGCTTATGCGAAAAGCTCCCAGTCACAAGCCCGTCACAACCTCAACTATTGGCAGTTTGGCGACTACATCGGTATCGGAGCGGGCGCGCATGGCAAACTCACTTTCCCAGAAGAAAACCGCATCCTACGCCGCTGGAAACAACGCTCCCCAAAAGCCTATCTACAGCACATCAACCCTTGCGGCGACGAACAGCCAATCTCATCAGATGACCTACCTTTTGAATTCATGATGAATGCTCTAAGGCTACAATCTGGAGTGGAAGAAAGTCTATTCGAGCAAAGAACAGGGCTAAGCCTAACGGTAGTAAGCGAGCAACTGACGCAAGCCCGTAAGCAAGGCTTACTGGAGCCATCACCAAAGCTACAGCCCACTAAACGCGGTCATTTATTCTTGAATGACCTTTTGGAAATATTTATTCCATAA
- the rdgB gene encoding RdgB/HAM1 family non-canonical purine NTP pyrophosphatase gives MIDQIVLASGNQGKLKEFAQILKAYAIDLIPQTQLGVTDADETGLTFVENAIIKARHACEATGLPALADDSGLEVDALLGAPGIYSARYAGEKKGDNANNAKLTEALSNTPDSERSARYRCVLVFMRHAKDPMPLICQGTLEGMIGHTPQGEQGFGYDPLFIVKGMDKTAAELTPEEKHAISHRGQAVREFMEKIQGYLN, from the coding sequence ATGATTGATCAAATCGTTCTTGCCAGTGGTAACCAAGGCAAACTAAAAGAGTTCGCTCAGATCCTCAAAGCCTATGCTATTGATCTGATACCCCAAACTCAGCTAGGCGTAACCGACGCTGATGAAACGGGTCTCACCTTTGTTGAAAACGCTATTATCAAAGCACGACATGCCTGTGAAGCAACCGGCTTACCCGCGCTTGCAGATGACTCAGGTTTAGAAGTCGATGCACTACTTGGCGCGCCAGGCATCTACTCAGCTCGATATGCCGGTGAAAAGAAAGGGGATAACGCGAATAACGCTAAGTTAACGGAAGCCTTATCCAACACACCCGATAGTGAACGCTCTGCTCGCTATCGCTGCGTGCTGGTATTTATGCGCCACGCAAAAGATCCCATGCCTTTAATCTGCCAAGGAACCCTAGAAGGGATGATTGGCCACACACCTCAAGGCGAGCAAGGCTTTGGCTATGATCCGCTTTTTATCGTCAAAGGGATGGATAAAACAGCAGCCGAACTGACACCAGAAGAGAAGCATGCCATTAGTCACCGCGGCCAAGCGGTACGTGAGTTTATGGAAAAAATTCAGGGCTACCTGAACTAA
- a CDS encoding DUF4426 domain-containing protein has protein sequence MKTFIALLLSLMIQPALAEQSVETDNYVIHYNAFNSTIVAPEVAQRHGLTRSRFTAMLNVAVFEKQTDGSEKAVPAVLTGKVANLMQQTQQLQFKPIKEGTALYYIGSFTFGNEEIMHLTLDVQPDPNKPAKTIRFTQKFYTD, from the coding sequence ATGAAAACCTTTATAGCGTTACTACTTAGCTTAATGATTCAGCCAGCGTTGGCAGAGCAATCGGTAGAAACCGATAATTACGTGATCCATTACAACGCTTTCAACAGTACTATCGTAGCGCCTGAAGTAGCCCAACGGCACGGCCTGACACGCAGCCGCTTTACTGCCATGCTCAATGTTGCTGTTTTCGAAAAACAGACCGACGGCAGTGAAAAGGCAGTGCCTGCCGTACTCACTGGGAAAGTGGCTAATCTGATGCAGCAAACCCAACAGTTGCAGTTTAAACCAATCAAGGAAGGCACTGCCCTCTACTACATCGGCAGCTTTACTTTCGGGAACGAGGAGATCATGCACCTGACCCTTGATGTACAGCCAGACCCGAACAAACCGGCAAAAACCATACGCTTTACCCAAAAGTTTTACACGGATTAA
- the metW gene encoding methionine biosynthesis protein MetW, with amino-acid sequence MRADLEIIREWIRPNTRVIDLGCGEGELLRHLINEKNVRGYGIENDHTNITACIEKGVNVIEKDIDQGLASLRDNSFDTVVMTQALQVMHRPDLIVDEMLRIGKECIVTFPNFGHWRARGYLALRGQMPVSKFLSYSWYDTPNIHFCTFKDFESLCVQKNIHILNRTVVDNEHQHRWWTNLWPNMLGEIAIYRITR; translated from the coding sequence ATGCGAGCTGATCTGGAAATCATCCGTGAATGGATACGCCCTAACACCCGCGTCATTGACTTAGGCTGCGGTGAAGGCGAGTTGCTGCGCCATCTGATCAATGAAAAGAACGTACGTGGTTACGGCATCGAGAATGACCATACTAACATTACCGCCTGTATCGAAAAGGGTGTGAATGTTATCGAAAAGGATATTGACCAAGGCTTAGCTTCGCTTAGAGACAACAGTTTTGATACCGTTGTAATGACGCAAGCACTGCAGGTCATGCACCGCCCAGACCTAATCGTTGATGAAATGCTACGTATCGGCAAAGAGTGCATTGTCACTTTTCCAAACTTTGGCCACTGGCGCGCACGTGGCTATTTAGCGCTGCGTGGGCAGATGCCGGTATCTAAGTTTCTGTCCTACTCTTGGTACGACACACCTAACATACATTTTTGCACCTTCAAGGATTTTGAAAGCCTTTGTGTACAGAAAAACATTCACATCCTGAATCGAACCGTTGTGGATAATGAACATCAACATAGATGGTGGACAAACTTATGGCCCAACATGCTGGGCGAAATTGCTATCTACCGAATAACCCGTTAG
- the metX gene encoding homoserine O-succinyltransferase MetX: MPTTFAADSVGLVTPQAIEFTQPLALACGRTLDQYTLMVETYGELNADASNAILICHALSGHHHVAGYYEGDTKPGWWDSAIGPGKPIDTNRFFVVGLNNLGGCHGSSGPNQIDPKTGKPYGPDFPLMTVKDWVESQARLADYLGIQQWAAVIGGSLGGMQALQWSITYPDRLRHCMVIAAAPKLSAQNIAFNEVARQAISKDPQFHDGRYYDVGEVPKTGLMLARMVGHITYLSDDGMREKFGREMKEGKLRFDFNPQFEVESYLQYQGERFSTAFDANTYLLMTKALDYYDPASEFNDDLSLALQQATAKFMLIAFTTDWRFSPERSREILDALVDAGKDVSYAEVDSPQGHDAFLIPIPRYMEIFRAYMERIAADIPPSTQEKGNAS, translated from the coding sequence ATGCCAACTACATTTGCGGCTGACTCTGTCGGCCTTGTTACTCCTCAAGCGATTGAGTTTACACAGCCTTTAGCTTTGGCTTGCGGAAGAACATTAGACCAATACACGCTCATGGTAGAGACTTATGGTGAGCTAAATGCGGATGCATCCAATGCCATTCTGATCTGTCATGCACTGTCGGGCCATCATCATGTTGCTGGCTATTATGAGGGTGATACCAAGCCGGGCTGGTGGGATTCAGCCATCGGCCCAGGCAAGCCGATTGATACCAACCGCTTTTTCGTGGTTGGGTTAAACAATCTGGGCGGCTGCCACGGCTCCAGCGGCCCTAACCAGATAGACCCAAAAACGGGCAAGCCCTATGGCCCAGACTTTCCTCTGATGACCGTGAAAGATTGGGTCGAAAGCCAAGCACGCCTTGCCGATTATTTAGGTATTCAGCAATGGGCTGCCGTCATCGGTGGCAGCTTAGGAGGCATGCAAGCCTTACAGTGGTCTATTACTTATCCTGACCGCCTGCGCCACTGCATGGTTATTGCCGCCGCGCCTAAGCTCTCTGCGCAGAATATTGCTTTCAATGAGGTCGCACGCCAAGCAATCTCGAAAGACCCCCAGTTTCATGATGGCCGCTACTACGATGTCGGTGAAGTACCTAAAACGGGTTTAATGCTTGCGAGAATGGTTGGGCACATCACCTATCTCTCTGATGATGGCATGCGCGAAAAATTTGGCAGAGAGATGAAAGAAGGTAAGCTTCGGTTTGACTTTAATCCTCAGTTCGAAGTGGAATCCTACTTGCAGTATCAGGGAGAACGTTTCTCAACTGCCTTTGATGCTAATACCTACCTGCTGATGACCAAGGCACTGGACTACTACGATCCGGCCTCTGAGTTTAATGATGATCTGTCACTGGCACTCCAGCAAGCAACCGCGAAATTCATGCTGATCGCGTTCACGACTGACTGGCGCTTCTCCCCAGAACGATCACGCGAGATTCTTGATGCTCTTGTCGATGCAGGTAAAGATGTCTCCTATGCAGAGGTCGACTCACCACAAGGCCATGATGCGTTTCTTATTCCAATTCCACGCTACATGGAGATCTTCCGTGCCTATATGGAGCGCATAGCCGCTGATATACCACCGTCAACACAGGAGAAAGGCAATGCGAGCTGA
- a CDS encoding YggT family protein, with protein MEQDPITLIIRTLGELFIFVLLMRFLLQLAKADYYNPISQSIVKLTQVPLTPLQRILPKAGRMDLSPLVLALVVKLGMIALLIVIYKGSIQVDIISLVLRSIAGLANSILSIYFWATLGSVIISWVAPGSYHPAPQLISQLTEPLFKLAQKVIPPLGGLDLSPILIFLAIQIIQGQLAPFAL; from the coding sequence ATGGAACAAGATCCGATTACACTCATCATCAGGACACTCGGTGAACTTTTCATTTTCGTCCTACTGATGCGCTTTTTGCTGCAGCTTGCAAAAGCGGACTATTACAACCCGATCTCCCAGTCGATTGTGAAACTGACGCAGGTGCCGCTGACGCCTTTGCAACGGATTCTTCCTAAAGCAGGTCGCATGGACCTCTCCCCCCTTGTACTGGCCTTGGTTGTAAAACTAGGTATGATCGCACTGCTTATCGTGATCTACAAAGGCAGCATTCAGGTTGACATTATCTCTTTAGTCCTAAGAAGTATTGCCGGTCTGGCGAATAGTATTCTCTCAATCTATTTTTGGGCAACGTTAGGTTCCGTCATTATAAGTTGGGTTGCGCCGGGTAGTTATCATCCTGCGCCTCAACTCATTTCTCAACTGACAGAACCACTATTTAAATTAGCGCAAAAAGTTATTCCGCCATTGGGCGGATTGGATCTTTCACCGATTCTGATTTTTCTGGCGATCCAGATTATTCAGGGGCAGCTTGCGCCATTTGCATTGTAG
- the proC gene encoding pyrroline-5-carboxylate reductase: protein MITLKNYPTLAFIGAGNMARAIIGGLIKQGYPANKIWASEPDLSRIQDLQTQGLNVTDSNIDVVSNADVVVLAVKPQILKAVLLPLSEAAQQSKPLFISVAAGITSSSINRWLGGNQSVVRCMPNTPALVGLGASGLFANSDVSDEQRNQAEAVMSATGLTLWVEDEQQLHAITAVSGSGPAYYFLFMEAMISAGVQQGLTLDAATQLTLQTAKGAAEMALQSDVDPAELRRRVTSPNGTTEQAILAFQRHDLEGIVADAMGACATRSIAMAEELGK, encoded by the coding sequence GTGATCACTTTGAAAAACTACCCTACCCTTGCTTTTATTGGTGCCGGAAACATGGCCCGCGCTATTATTGGCGGTCTGATAAAACAGGGATACCCTGCCAATAAAATTTGGGCGAGCGAACCTGACTTATCCCGTATTCAAGACCTGCAAACACAGGGTTTAAATGTTACCGACAGCAATATTGATGTAGTAAGTAATGCTGATGTAGTGGTTCTGGCGGTGAAGCCTCAGATATTAAAAGCAGTGCTCTTGCCTCTAAGCGAGGCCGCTCAACAGAGCAAGCCGCTGTTTATTTCGGTTGCTGCCGGTATTACCTCTAGCAGTATCAATAGATGGCTAGGCGGCAATCAATCCGTAGTTCGCTGTATGCCTAACACACCAGCGCTGGTAGGCCTTGGTGCCAGTGGCTTATTTGCCAATAGCGATGTTAGCGACGAGCAACGCAATCAAGCCGAAGCGGTTATGTCGGCTACTGGCTTAACATTGTGGGTAGAGGATGAACAACAGCTGCACGCGATTACAGCCGTTTCAGGCTCAGGGCCTGCTTATTACTTCCTGTTTATGGAAGCGATGATCTCAGCTGGCGTTCAACAAGGGCTTACCCTTGACGCGGCTACTCAACTCACTTTACAAACAGCTAAAGGCGCTGCCGAAATGGCATTGCAAAGCGATGTAGATCCTGCTGAGCTAAGGCGTCGAGTCACCTCACCTAATGGCACAACAGAACAAGCTATCTTAGCGTTCCAGCGCCATGATCTCGAAGGGATCGTTGCCGATGCTATGGGCGCCTGCGCGACACGCTCTATCGCCATGGCTGAAGAATTAGGTAAATAA
- a CDS encoding YggS family pyridoxal phosphate-dependent enzyme translates to MSSIAENFQSVRQQIDQAATQSARMPQDIHLLAVSKTRQPDELRALYQLGQTAFGENYLQEALDKIEALNDLPITWHFIGPIQSNKTRAIAEHFSWVHSVDRLKIAQRLSEQRPATLPPLNICLQINISKEDSKAGCLPNEAETLLNQMALLPNIVVRGLMAIPKATTDSEAQAHTFTQMQTLFHELKKQHPLLDTLSMGMSDDMAVAIAHGATVVRIGTALFGPRHYPQN, encoded by the coding sequence ATGTCTAGCATAGCAGAGAACTTCCAAAGCGTTCGACAACAGATCGATCAGGCAGCGACCCAATCTGCTCGTATGCCGCAAGATATTCACTTATTGGCTGTCAGCAAAACACGTCAGCCAGATGAGCTTCGTGCTCTGTATCAGCTGGGCCAAACCGCTTTTGGCGAAAACTACTTGCAAGAAGCACTGGATAAAATAGAGGCCCTTAACGACTTGCCGATCACTTGGCATTTCATTGGTCCAATTCAATCCAATAAAACCCGTGCAATCGCCGAACACTTCAGCTGGGTACACAGCGTTGATCGGTTAAAAATCGCACAACGTCTCTCAGAGCAACGACCAGCAACGCTACCTCCACTCAATATCTGTTTGCAGATCAATATCAGCAAAGAAGACAGCAAAGCGGGATGTTTACCCAACGAAGCTGAAACATTGCTGAACCAAATGGCTTTGCTGCCCAATATTGTTGTAAGAGGCTTGATGGCGATTCCCAAAGCAACCACAGACTCTGAAGCACAAGCGCATACCTTTACTCAGATGCAAACCTTATTTCATGAGTTAAAAAAGCAACATCCCCTGCTTGATACGCTGTCCATGGGGATGTCAGATGATATGGCAGTCGCCATTGCGCACGGAGCAACGGTTGTCCGCATTGGCACAGCGCTCTTTGGCCCCAGACACTACCCACAGAATTAA
- a CDS encoding type IV pilus twitching motility protein PilT: MDITELLSFTVQQGASDLHITAGMPPVIRVDGDVRRIKLPALEHKQVHTLIYDIMNDKIRKEYEDTMEADFSFEVPGLARFRVNAFNQNRGAAAVFRTIPSKVLTMEELGMGKVFQDLSLQARGLVLVTGPTGSGKSTTLAAMVDYVNEVRSDHILTIEDPIEFVHESKKSLINQREVHRDTHSFSNALRSALREDPDVILVGEMRDLETIRLALTAAETGHLVFGTLHTTSAAKTIDRVIDVFPAAEKDMIRSMLSESLQGVISQTLLKKINGGRVAAHEIMIGTPAIRNLIREDKVAQMYSAIQTGAAFGMKTLDQSLTELVQKGLISRESARQKAKNPQGF, translated from the coding sequence ATGGATATTACAGAACTTCTCTCTTTTACGGTGCAGCAAGGAGCTTCCGACCTGCATATTACTGCAGGTATGCCGCCGGTGATTCGTGTGGATGGCGACGTTCGTCGTATCAAGCTCCCGGCACTTGAGCACAAGCAAGTCCATACTCTCATTTACGACATTATGAATGATAAGATCCGTAAAGAGTATGAAGATACTATGGAAGCGGATTTTTCTTTTGAAGTGCCAGGTTTGGCGCGTTTTCGTGTGAACGCATTTAACCAAAACCGAGGCGCTGCGGCAGTTTTCCGTACCATTCCTAGTAAAGTACTTACGATGGAAGAGCTTGGTATGGGTAAAGTGTTTCAGGATTTGTCCTTACAGGCACGTGGTCTTGTGCTAGTAACAGGGCCTACCGGGTCAGGTAAATCTACGACACTAGCGGCTATGGTGGATTATGTGAATGAGGTGCGCTCTGATCATATTTTGACCATCGAAGACCCGATAGAATTTGTGCATGAAAGTAAAAAAAGCCTGATTAACCAGCGTGAAGTACATCGTGATACCCATAGCTTTTCTAACGCGCTACGATCAGCACTTCGTGAGGACCCGGATGTGATCCTTGTAGGTGAGATGCGAGACTTAGAAACCATTCGTCTTGCGCTCACTGCTGCTGAAACTGGGCATTTGGTTTTTGGTACCTTGCATACCACATCAGCAGCAAAAACCATTGACCGTGTTATCGATGTTTTCCCAGCAGCCGAAAAAGATATGATTCGCTCGATGCTATCTGAATCACTGCAGGGTGTTATTTCTCAAACATTATTGAAAAAAATTAATGGTGGACGAGTAGCCGCTCATGAAATAATGATAGGCACGCCAGCGATCAGAAACTTAATTCGAGAGGATAAGGTCGCGCAGATGTACTCGGCGATTCAGACTGGTGCAGCGTTTGGTATGAAGACCCTCGACCAGTCATTAACTGAGTTGGTACAAAAGGGATTGATTTCACGTGAGTCCGCTCGCCAAAAAGCGAAAAACCCACAAGGTTTCTAA
- a CDS encoding PilT/PilU family type 4a pilus ATPase, translating to MEFTQLLKVMIERGASDLFVSAGARPSIKVDGTLKPLTKEPLKPSQARSLVYSTMNDKQIAEYEGTRECNFAISAPGLGRFRVSAYVQRNSPGMVLRRINTTIPSFEELNLPPVMKDLSMTKRGLILFVGGTSTGKSTSLASMIDYRNRHSRGHIITIEDPIEYIHEHKESIVTQREVGIDTDSFEVALRNTLRQAPDVILMGEIRTQELMKYGLAFAETGHLCMATLHANNANQALDRIVSFFPPEHHDQLWMELSLNLKAIVAQQLLPTKDGKGRRAAIEVMICTPLIQDMIRKGEVHEIKDVMKKSTNLGMQTFDQALFELYKDGVVNYDTALAHADSANDLRLMIKLSADTNPELSANESAESLFLQEEEDFMNLSGEMEVRNM from the coding sequence GTGGAGTTTACGCAACTACTCAAGGTCATGATTGAACGAGGTGCTTCGGATCTGTTCGTATCGGCAGGTGCACGTCCGAGCATAAAAGTCGATGGTACGCTCAAGCCGCTGACGAAAGAGCCGCTGAAGCCTTCTCAAGCGCGCTCATTGGTTTACTCCACTATGAATGACAAGCAGATAGCAGAGTACGAAGGTACTCGTGAGTGTAACTTTGCTATCAGTGCGCCAGGACTAGGGCGTTTTCGTGTCAGTGCTTATGTGCAACGAAACTCCCCCGGTATGGTTTTGCGACGTATTAATACCACTATCCCCTCGTTTGAAGAGCTGAACTTGCCACCGGTCATGAAAGACCTGTCCATGACGAAGCGAGGCTTGATTCTGTTTGTTGGTGGTACATCAACGGGTAAGTCTACATCCTTGGCGTCGATGATTGATTATCGCAATCGCCATAGCCGTGGGCATATCATTACCATTGAAGACCCTATTGAGTATATTCACGAGCATAAAGAAAGCATTGTTACCCAGCGCGAAGTGGGTATTGATACGGACTCTTTCGAAGTTGCTCTTAGAAACACGCTGCGACAAGCGCCTGATGTGATTCTGATGGGTGAGATCCGAACTCAGGAACTGATGAAGTATGGCTTAGCGTTTGCTGAAACAGGTCACTTGTGTATGGCAACTTTGCATGCGAATAATGCTAACCAAGCACTGGATCGAATAGTCAGCTTCTTCCCGCCTGAGCACCATGATCAGTTGTGGATGGAATTATCGCTGAACCTTAAGGCGATTGTTGCACAGCAGCTATTGCCGACGAAAGATGGCAAAGGGCGTCGCGCTGCAATCGAGGTTATGATTTGTACGCCGCTGATTCAGGATATGATCCGTAAGGGTGAAGTCCATGAAATCAAAGATGTTATGAAGAAATCTACCAACTTAGGTATGCAAACATTCGATCAGGCGTTGTTTGAGCTCTACAAAGATGGCGTAGTAAATTACGACACGGCACTAGCCCATGCCGATTCAGCAAACGATTTGCGCTTGATGATTAAACTCAGTGCCGATACTAATCCTGAGTTATCGGCGAACGAAAGTGCTGAGTCGCTCTTCTTGCAGGAAGAGGAAGATTTCATGAACCTCTCCGGTGAGATGGAAGTGCGTAATATGTAA